Proteins encoded by one window of Lutibacter sp. A64:
- a CDS encoding sensor histidine kinase, which produces MKIKRLSLRIRIFLAMLLLTFLASVLIATVTIYQYKEQTDEYNQGRLERKEEAVKASINYWLNSGRGNTFPIVEENLKLIFREKIHEISDIEKLEINIYDLDGNIAKSSHAGFVKSDAPSKLSDTILNGVNNTIKHRYVNTKTLNQYSLQSSYSYITDNKFKPIGILNLQYLQDNTSHNKDLEEFLIRMAYVYMLMFLLAIGLAYFISSYITRSIKTVTDKMSLTRLNHRNEKIILKDASAEVFTLVNAFNEMVDELEESAIKLAKGEREQAWREMAKQVAHEIKNPLTPMRLTVQSFQRKFDPKDPEIHEKINEFSKILIQQIDTMSSIASAFSNFAKMPTQNREELNVVEVVKYALDIFTEDYISYFPKKDVIIAKLDKTQLIRIVTNLVKNATQALDDVENKKIEVTVSDDDENVVIIVADNGKGILEEDKEKIFEPKFTTKSSGMGLGLGMVKNIVEAYKGTITYTTQENTGTVFKIIVPKK; this is translated from the coding sequence ATGAAAATTAAACGCCTCTCACTTAGAATTCGAATTTTTTTAGCAATGTTATTGCTAACTTTTTTAGCCTCGGTTTTAATTGCAACAGTTACAATTTATCAATACAAAGAACAAACCGACGAATACAATCAAGGTCGTTTAGAAAGAAAAGAAGAAGCAGTAAAAGCATCCATTAATTATTGGTTAAATAGCGGTAGAGGAAACACTTTCCCTATAGTTGAAGAAAATTTAAAACTTATTTTTAGGGAAAAGATTCATGAAATCTCGGATATCGAAAAATTAGAAATAAACATCTATGATTTAGATGGGAATATAGCAAAAAGCTCCCATGCCGGATTTGTAAAAAGCGATGCACCTTCTAAACTTAGCGATACAATTTTAAATGGTGTTAACAACACTATAAAACATAGATATGTAAACACCAAAACATTAAATCAATACAGTTTACAATCGTCTTATTCTTATATTACAGATAATAAGTTTAAGCCCATTGGTATCTTAAATTTACAATACTTACAAGACAATACAAGTCATAATAAAGATTTAGAAGAATTTTTAATAAGAATGGCATATGTTTATATGCTTATGTTTTTATTGGCTATTGGCTTAGCTTATTTTATCTCTAGTTATATTACCAGATCTATAAAAACCGTTACCGATAAAATGAGTTTAACACGTTTAAATCATCGTAACGAAAAAATTATATTAAAAGATGCCAGTGCCGAAGTGTTTACACTTGTAAATGCTTTTAATGAAATGGTTGACGAACTAGAAGAAAGCGCTATTAAATTGGCTAAAGGAGAACGCGAGCAAGCTTGGCGAGAAATGGCAAAACAAGTTGCACATGAAATTAAAAACCCCTTAACACCAATGCGTTTAACCGTACAAAGTTTTCAACGTAAATTCGACCCAAAAGACCCTGAAATTCATGAAAAAATAAATGAATTTAGTAAAATCTTAATTCAACAAATTGACACAATGAGTTCAATTGCATCAGCTTTCTCTAACTTTGCGAAAATGCCAACTCAAAACAGAGAAGAATTAAATGTTGTAGAAGTTGTAAAATATGCCTTAGATATATTTACCGAAGATTATATATCTTACTTCCCTAAAAAAGATGTAATTATTGCTAAATTAGATAAAACACAACTAATTAGAATTGTTACAAACTTGGTTAAAAATGCAACACAAGCTTTAGATGACGTTGAAAATAAAAAGATTGAAGTTACTGTATCTGACGATGATGAAAATGTTGTTATTATTGTAGCCGATAATGGTAAAGGAATTTTAGAGGAAGATAAAGAAAAGATTTTTGAACCTAAATTTACTACCAAATCTAGTGGAATGGGCTTAGGCTTAGGAATGGTAAAAAATATTGTTGAAGCCTATAAAGGAACCATCACCTATACAACACAAGAAAATACAGGAACAGTTTTTAAAATAATAGTACCAAAAAAATAA
- a CDS encoding SemiSWEET family sugar transporter: protein MIDTYEIIGLIAAVLTTAAFVPQVYKAWKTKDTRSLSLSMYLAFFVGVILWLVYAFHIGSFAMILANIVSAFLAFVLIILKLKYK, encoded by the coding sequence ATGATAGATACTTACGAAATAATTGGTTTAATTGCCGCTGTTCTAACAACAGCGGCTTTTGTACCTCAAGTTTATAAAGCTTGGAAAACAAAAGATACAAGAAGTCTATCTTTATCTATGTATTTAGCTTTTTTTGTAGGCGTTATACTTTGGTTAGTATATGCTTTTCATATAGGTAGTTTTGCAATGATACTTGCAAATATTGTTTCAGCTTTTTTAGCATTTGTTTTAATAATTTTAAAACTTAAATATAAATAA
- the leuS gene encoding leucine--tRNA ligase — protein MEYNFREIEANWQQYWAENETFKAENPDSSNTENKLEKPKFYVLDMFPYPSGAGLHVGHPLGYIASDIYARYKRHKGFNVLHPQGYDSFGLPAEQYAIQTGQHPAITTAENIKTYRKQLDKIGFSFDWSREVRTSDPSYYKWTQWIFTQLFNSWYNKTSDKAEAIETLISIFEAEGNTTVKAACDAEIATFTAEDWNNFSEEEKQQILLKYRLTFLSETEVNWCPDLGTVLANDEIVNGVSERGGHTVVRKKMMQWSMRITAYAQRLLDGLNKVDWPQPLKDSQTYWIGRSEGAMVSFKVDGFENKIDVFTTRPDTIFGVSFMTLAPEHELVSKITTPEQKEAVDAYIKATAKRSELDRMADVKTISGVFTGAYALHPFTGKKVQIWIGDYVLASYGTGAVMAVPCGDERDYAFAKHFNIEIPNIFEGIDISEEACSVKEGVKLANSDFLDGLTYKKAMKRIIYEIEQKGFGYGKINYRLRDAVFSRQRYWGEPFPVYYKNGLPQMIDKAHLPIVLPEVEKYLPTEDGKPPLGNATVWSWDTKTNTVVSNDLVDNKTVFPLELNTMPGWAGSSQYFNRYMDSQNNEELFSQKNVNYWQDVDLYIGGSEHATGHLLYARFWQKFMFDRGFVPTDEFAKKLINQGMITGTSAFVYRVEGENKFVSKGLKKDFKVQPIHSDVSFVNGSDELDVETFKNWREEFKDAEFILEDGKYIVGREVEKMSKSKYNVVNPDEICEEYGADSLRLFEMFLGPLEQSKPWKTSGISGVYNFLKKLWKLYIVNNQFSVSDEAPTKEELKTLHKTIKKVEEDIENFSFNTSVSTFMIAVNELTALKCNKRAILEPLAIIIEPYAPHIAEELWSRLGHTTSISTADFPVFEAKHLVESSKEYPISFNGKMRFTMELPLDLSKDDIEKAVMAHEKTQAQLQGRAPKKVIVVPGKIVNIVG, from the coding sequence ATGGAATACAATTTTAGAGAAATTGAAGCTAACTGGCAACAATATTGGGCAGAAAATGAAACTTTTAAAGCAGAAAACCCTGACTCGAGCAACACCGAAAACAAATTAGAAAAACCTAAATTTTACGTACTAGATATGTTTCCGTACCCTTCGGGAGCTGGTTTACATGTTGGGCATCCTCTCGGATATATAGCTTCTGATATTTACGCACGTTACAAACGCCATAAAGGTTTTAATGTATTACATCCGCAAGGCTATGATTCTTTTGGATTACCTGCAGAGCAATATGCAATTCAAACTGGACAACACCCAGCTATTACCACTGCTGAAAACATTAAAACATATAGAAAACAGCTAGATAAAATTGGATTTTCTTTTGATTGGTCTAGAGAAGTAAGAACATCAGATCCAAGTTACTACAAATGGACCCAATGGATATTTACCCAATTATTTAATTCTTGGTATAACAAAACAAGTGATAAAGCCGAAGCTATTGAAACTTTAATATCAATTTTTGAAGCTGAAGGAAATACAACTGTAAAAGCAGCTTGCGATGCTGAAATAGCGACCTTTACTGCTGAAGATTGGAACAATTTTTCTGAAGAAGAAAAACAACAAATATTATTAAAATACCGATTAACATTTTTGTCTGAAACCGAGGTAAATTGGTGCCCTGATTTAGGAACCGTTTTAGCAAACGATGAAATTGTAAATGGTGTTTCAGAACGTGGCGGACATACTGTAGTTAGAAAAAAAATGATGCAATGGAGTATGCGAATTACCGCGTATGCACAACGTTTATTAGATGGTTTAAACAAAGTTGATTGGCCACAACCATTAAAAGATTCACAAACTTATTGGATTGGAAGATCTGAAGGTGCAATGGTATCTTTTAAAGTTGATGGATTTGAAAATAAAATTGATGTATTTACTACACGTCCTGATACTATTTTTGGAGTGAGTTTTATGACATTAGCTCCAGAACACGAATTGGTTTCTAAAATTACAACTCCAGAACAAAAAGAAGCAGTAGATGCCTATATAAAAGCTACCGCAAAACGTAGCGAATTAGATAGAATGGCAGACGTAAAAACCATTTCTGGTGTATTTACTGGCGCTTATGCTTTACATCCATTTACTGGTAAAAAAGTGCAAATTTGGATTGGAGATTACGTATTAGCAAGCTACGGAACTGGTGCTGTAATGGCGGTTCCTTGTGGAGATGAACGCGATTATGCTTTTGCTAAACATTTTAATATTGAAATACCTAATATTTTTGAAGGTATAGATATTTCTGAAGAAGCTTGTTCAGTGAAAGAAGGTGTTAAACTTGCAAATTCAGACTTTTTAGATGGCTTAACTTATAAAAAAGCCATGAAACGTATTATTTACGAAATTGAACAAAAAGGTTTTGGATATGGTAAAATAAATTACCGTTTACGCGATGCTGTTTTTAGCCGTCAACGTTATTGGGGAGAACCTTTCCCTGTATATTATAAAAACGGTTTACCACAAATGATTGACAAAGCACATTTGCCAATTGTACTACCTGAAGTAGAAAAATATTTACCTACCGAAGACGGAAAACCACCTTTAGGAAATGCAACAGTTTGGTCTTGGGACACAAAAACCAATACTGTAGTAAGCAATGATTTAGTTGATAATAAAACTGTTTTTCCTTTAGAATTAAATACAATGCCTGGTTGGGCAGGAAGCTCACAGTATTTTAATCGTTATATGGATTCTCAAAATAATGAGGAACTATTTTCTCAAAAAAACGTTAATTATTGGCAAGATGTAGACTTGTATATTGGTGGTAGCGAACACGCTACCGGACATTTATTATACGCGCGTTTTTGGCAAAAATTTATGTTCGACAGAGGTTTTGTACCAACTGATGAATTTGCTAAAAAACTAATTAACCAAGGAATGATAACTGGAACTTCAGCTTTTGTTTATAGAGTTGAAGGTGAAAATAAATTTGTTTCAAAGGGATTAAAAAAAGACTTTAAAGTTCAACCAATACATTCAGATGTTTCTTTTGTAAATGGTTCAGATGAATTAGATGTAGAAACCTTTAAAAATTGGAGAGAAGAATTTAAAGATGCAGAATTTATTTTAGAAGATGGTAAATATATTGTGGGTCGCGAGGTTGAAAAAATGTCGAAATCTAAATACAATGTTGTAAATCCAGATGAAATTTGCGAAGAATACGGAGCAGATAGTTTACGTTTATTCGAAATGTTTTTAGGACCTCTAGAACAATCTAAACCTTGGAAAACTTCAGGAATTTCTGGTGTCTATAATTTCTTAAAAAAATTATGGAAATTATACATTGTAAATAACCAGTTTTCAGTTTCAGATGAAGCCCCAACTAAAGAAGAACTAAAAACATTGCATAAAACCATAAAAAAAGTTGAAGAAGATATCGAGAACTTCTCTTTCAATACCTCTGTTTCAACATTTATGATTGCTGTAAACGAATTAACAGCTTTAAAATGTAATAAACGTGCTATTTTAGAACCGCTAGCTATAATTATTGAACCTTATGCACCACATATTGCAGAAGAATTATGGAGTAGATTGGGACATACAACTTCAATTTCAACAGCCGATTTCCCTGTATTTGAAGCCAAACATTTAGTTGAAAGTAGTAAAGAATACCCTATTTCATTCAACGGAAAAATGCGTTTTACAATGGAATTACCATTAGATTTATCTAAAGATGACATTGAAAAAGCTGTAATGGCTCACGAAAAAACACAAGCACAATTACAAGGCAGAGCACCTAAAAAAGTAATTGTAGTACCTGGTAAAATTGTAAATATTGTTGGGTAA
- a CDS encoding patatin-like phospholipase family protein yields the protein MNNEIGLVLSGGGVRGIAHVGFLQVLLENNIKPTKVSGTSAGALVCALYAAGYNTQEMLSFFKETPLLKLSLYALNKPGIMDSEKYIEFFKRYFSEDTFESLNIPLTVTATNLLNGRLDYFSKGQLIKPLIASCALPPVFSPIEVNGNLYSDGGVLNNFPIEPLKESCSKILGSFVNPIEEIAKTEINSSLKLMYRVYHIGLDASNIKKFSECNYVFSPKNIDEVGVLDADGIDKAYKIGYENAQNEIERILKSVKN from the coding sequence ATGAATAATGAAATAGGACTAGTATTGTCTGGCGGAGGTGTTAGAGGTATTGCACATGTAGGTTTTTTACAGGTATTACTTGAAAACAATATTAAACCTACAAAAGTTTCTGGAACTAGTGCTGGAGCTTTGGTTTGTGCGTTGTATGCGGCAGGTTATAATACCCAAGAGATGTTGTCTTTTTTTAAAGAAACACCGTTGTTAAAACTATCGTTATACGCTTTAAATAAACCAGGGATAATGGATAGTGAAAAATATATCGAATTTTTTAAAAGATACTTTTCTGAAGATACATTTGAAAGTTTAAATATTCCACTAACTGTTACAGCTACTAATTTACTTAATGGTAGGTTAGATTATTTTAGCAAAGGACAGTTAATAAAACCTTTAATTGCTTCTTGTGCCTTGCCACCTGTGTTTTCTCCTATTGAAGTTAACGGGAATTTATATTCTGATGGAGGTGTTTTAAACAACTTTCCGATTGAACCATTAAAAGAATCTTGTTCTAAAATTTTAGGAAGTTTTGTAAATCCTATTGAAGAAATTGCAAAAACGGAGATAAATTCATCTTTAAAATTAATGTACAGGGTTTATCATATTGGTTTAGATGCAAGTAATATTAAAAAGTTTTCGGAGTGTAATTATGTGTTTTCCCCTAAAAATATTGATGAAGTTGGTGTTTTAGATGCTGATGGAATTGATAAAGCATATAAAATTGGGTATGAAAATGCTCAAAATGAAATAGAGCGTATTTTAAAATCTGTAAAAAATTAA
- a CDS encoding DUF2911 domain-containing protein, with product MKKNVLFIAVLTIAFLFTNEMSAQKFADLDKSPMDAAAYPVSYKESNKLVKVTYSRPQLKGRTLEKLAPNNKIWRTGANEATEITFYSDVVFGGKAVKAGTYTLFTIPNDNEWTVILSTAKNVWGAYFYNESEDVVRVKGTVSKSEKSIEAFSITFDGMDTTVNMYLGFGNTIVTVPIKK from the coding sequence TAACAATCGCTTTCTTATTTACTAACGAAATGTCTGCTCAAAAATTTGCCGATTTAGATAAAAGCCCAATGGATGCTGCAGCATACCCTGTAAGTTATAAAGAATCTAATAAATTAGTAAAAGTTACTTACAGTAGACCACAACTAAAAGGAAGAACTCTTGAAAAATTAGCACCAAACAATAAAATATGGAGAACCGGAGCCAACGAAGCTACTGAAATCACATTTTATTCAGATGTTGTATTTGGTGGAAAAGCTGTAAAAGCAGGAACATATACTTTATTTACCATACCAAACGATAACGAATGGACAGTTATTTTAAGTACTGCTAAAAACGTTTGGGGCGCTTACTTTTATAATGAAAGTGAAGATGTGGTTAGAGTAAAAGGTACCGTTTCTAAATCTGAAAAATCAATTGAGGCATTTTCAATTACTTTTGATGGAATGGATACTACAGTTAACATGTATTTAGGTTTTGGAAATACAATTGTAACAGTTCCTATTAAAAAATAA